Genomic segment of Haladaptatus caseinilyticus:
TTGAAGTAGAAAAAAGCGGGAGAACTGGTCTGGCGTGATTACGGTTCACTTTCGGGCGTTAATTACGACAATGTAATCTTCGTGTCGTTCGTCTTCCGTCTACACCATCGATGTTTCGTCGTGTCGTCGATGGGGCCACTCCATGGTCTCTGTGGTTTGATTCCACCCCCGTTGTCTCTCTTCTACCGTTGTAGTGCTCGTACTCCGTCTCCTGCCGACGATACTAACCCAGGTACCTAGTACAGAACCTTGTGAATTCTCCACACGAAATGAGTCGCACGTGCGTCTGACTGAATTTCTTGTAGACGCCCTGTAATCGTCCGTGCATGAAACAGATCACACTCCGCGTACAGGAGGAGGTGAAAGAATCACTTGAGGACGAGGCGGCCGAGGACGGGCAATCGCTCTCCGAGTACATGCGAACGCTCATCGAACACAGAGACGAGGACACTGAAGACGCGGTCGAGTATGAGCAATTACAACAAGAACACGAGCGTCTACAGAGCGAACACAACCGTCTACAGCAGGATCACGACCGCTTACAAACCGATCATGATCGCCTCAAACAAGAGCACGAGAGTCTCACGCAGCAACATAGCACTCTTCAGGACGAACACAAGTCGGCCACTGAGACGCTCACAGACAAGCGTGTGGA
This window contains:
- a CDS encoding DUF6290 family protein — encoded protein: MKQITLRVQEEVKESLEDEAAEDGQSLSEYMRTLIEHRDEDTEDAVEYEQLQQEHERLQSEHNRLQQDHDRLQTDHDRLKQEHESLTQQHSTLQDEHKSATETLTDKRVEAARLQEANERIQSDLDRVRSERDSAQARYQEANTKLKLHNSEKDGFFSRLGQVFSRG